GGCTTGCCGCGAGCGCGGCGTCGCTGTCGCGCAAATTGCGGCTGATCCGCGTCACGAAGGCGACGAGCAGCACCGCGATCAGGAGGAAGCAGACGAAGCTGCCCTGCAGATAGAGCTTCATCGGGTCGGCGGCATAGGGCGGCGGCAGCACGAGCGGCGTCGGGTCGACGCGCAGCGCCGCGAGCGCGGCGAGCGCCGCCGCAACGATCGCCCACGACGAGCGCGGCGTCAGCAGGATCGCCCCGATCACGACCTGGAGCAGAAAGAGCGAGGCGAAAGGATTGGCGAGCCCGCCGCTGTGATGAAGCTGCCAACCGAGCGCCGCGACGTCGAACAGCAGCGCCGCGGTGAGTTCGGCATTGGTCACCGACCGGCCGCGGCGGAGCAAGGCGGTGCTCGCGAAATTGATCGCGATCAGCACGAGGATCGCGGCGAGCAGCGGCCCGCGCGCCAGCGAAATGCCCATCGGCCCGCTGACGATCCCGATCGTCGCGAGCTGTCCCCCGACCGCGAGCCAGCGCAACTGGATCAGCAGCGTCATGTTGCGGCGGCCCGCGGGCGCTTTCGCAGCTGCTGCGGGCAGGATCGTCGGGTCGGTCATCATTCGCGGATACGCCACAGCCGCCACGCAAAAAAGAGGCTGAGCGCAGATAACGCGAACCAGGTCAGCGCATAGACCATGTGATGGTCGCGAAAGCGCACGACGGTGAGGCCCCCGAGGGGATAGCCGCCGGGGTTCGGCGACGCGTCGGCATCGACGAAATAGGGCGCAGCGTTGCGCAGCCCCCTCGCCCTTGCGATCGCCGTCACATCGCGCGAAAACCAGCGGCCGCCCGCCGGGTCGTTGGAGCGAAGGAAGGCGCCGCCGGGCTCGGTCACGCGAAGGAGGCCGGTCACCGTCACCGGCCCCGCGACATTGCCCGCCGCGCGCGTCGCCGCGTCGCGCCGGTCGTTGGGCACGAAACCACGATTGACGAGCAGGGTGAAGCCGGGGGTTTCGAGGGGGGTAAGAACCCAGAAGCCCGGACCGCGATCGGTCACGGCCTGTACCAGCGTCTCGCGATCATGGCGGAATGTCCCCGTCGCCGCGACGCGCTGATAGGCGTCGTCCCGTGCGTTCACCGCATCCCATCGCGCGGGTCCCGGTGCCGGAACCGGCGCGGCATGAATGCGCGCATCGACCGCGGCGACCAGCTCGTGCTTCCACGCGCGCCGCTCGATCTGCCAGACGCCGAGCGCCGCGAGGCCGAGCGCCGCGATCAGCGCCGCCGCGGCGAAGGCCGCGCGGCGGGCGCGTGTCACGGGATCCGGCCCGTCGACTGGCCGATGGATTGGCTCGTCGGCTCGTGCGGCATCGGCATCATGTTGGTGTTGAGGTGGTGCATCACCCACAGCGACCCCGCGAGCATGATCACCACCACGATGATGGTGAAGACGAGCGAGGTCAGCGACCAGCCGCCCTCGGCCTTTGGCGTCATGTGAAGAAAAAAGACCATGTGGACGACGATCTGCACCACGGCAAAGCCCATGATGATCGCCCCCGTCGCACCCGCGCTCAGCGGCATCGTCATCACCAGCCAGAAGGGAATGGCGGTC
This genomic interval from Sphingopyxis chilensis contains the following:
- a CDS encoding SURF1 family protein, with product MTRARRAAFAAAALIAALGLAALGVWQIERRAWKHELVAAVDARIHAAPVPAPGPARWDAVNARDDAYQRVAATGTFRHDRETLVQAVTDRGPGFWVLTPLETPGFTLLVNRGFVPNDRRDAATRAAGNVAGPVTVTGLLRVTEPGGAFLRSNDPAGGRWFSRDVTAIARARGLRNAAPYFVDADASPNPGGYPLGGLTVVRFRDHHMVYALTWFALSALSLFFAWRLWRIRE
- the cyoD gene encoding cytochrome o ubiquinol oxidase subunit IV encodes the protein MSHDTHAHDAHHEIEMPHATMRDYVIGFVLSVILTAIPFWLVMTMPLSAGATGAIIMGFAVVQIVVHMVFFLHMTPKAEGGWSLTSLVFTIIVVVIMLAGSLWVMHHLNTNMMPMPHEPTSQSIGQSTGRIP